The following proteins come from a genomic window of Miscanthus floridulus cultivar M001 chromosome 2, ASM1932011v1, whole genome shotgun sequence:
- the LOC136539069 gene encoding uncharacterized protein isoform X1 yields the protein MDTSQEQEQDFGVLLKQGAEGRVFASTFVGRKCVIKERFSKKYRHPLLDSKLTLKRLNAEARCMTKARRLGVPTPVLYAVDPVLHTLTFEYVDGLSVKDMLLGFGSDGVNEERLNDIATQIGNAVSKLHDGGLVHGDLTTSNMIIKNSNNQLVLIDFGLSFTSTIPEDKAVDLYVLERALISMHSSCGDVQTYVGNNTDFDDEPDGENPGGVQKGFEAVVLDPEQAGSSEATGQEAHHGRMKKNLWLGMAGCY from the exons ATGGATACGTCTCAGGAGCAAGAACAAGATTTTGGCGTACTACTGAAGCAGGGGGCAGAAGGG AGGGTATTTGCTTCGACATTTGTGGGACGAAAATGTGTAATCAAAGAGCGCTTTTCGAAAAAGTACCGGCACCCATTGTTGGACTCGAAGTTGACTCTAAAGCGCTTGAATGCA GAAGCTCGGTGCATGACAAAAGCAAGAAGGCTTGGTGTTCCTACCCCAGTACTTTATGCTGTGGATCCAGTTCTGCATACTTTGACCTTTGAGTATGTGGACGGCTTGTCTGTCAAGGATATGCTTCTTGGGTTTGGTTCAGATGGGGTTAATGAGGAACGCCTGAATGATATTGCCACACAGATAGGAAATGCCGTCAGTAAACTACATGATGGAGGCCTTGTTCATGGTGATTTGACCACGTCCAACATGATAATCAAGAACAGTAACAATCAATTG GTTCTTATTGATTTTGGTCTGAGTTTCACATCAACAATTCCTGAGGACAAAGCGGTGGATCTATATGTGCTAGAGAGAGCTTTGATTTCCATGCATTCGTCCTGTGGGGATGTG CAAACTTATGTGGGTAACAACACTGATTTTGATGATGAACCGGATGGAGAAAATCCTGGCGGCGTACAGAAAGGCTTCGAAGCAGTGGTGCTCGACCCAGAACAAGCTGGCTCTAG tgaggcaacggggcaggaagcgcaccatggtCGGATGAAGAAAAATCTGTGGCTTGGAATGGCTGGATGCTATTAG
- the LOC136539069 gene encoding uncharacterized protein isoform X2, with translation MDTSQEQEQDFGVLLKQGAEGRVFASTFVGRKCVIKERFSKKYRHPLLDSKLTLKRLNAEARCMTKARRLGVPTPVLYAVDPVLHTLTFEYVDGLSVKDMLLGFGSDGVNEERLNDIATQIGNAVSKLHDGGLVHGDLTTSNMIIKNSNNQLVLIDFGLSFTSTIPEDKAVDLYVLERALISMHSSCGDVILMMNRMEKILAAYRKASKQWCSTQNKLALVRQRGRKRTMVG, from the exons ATGGATACGTCTCAGGAGCAAGAACAAGATTTTGGCGTACTACTGAAGCAGGGGGCAGAAGGG AGGGTATTTGCTTCGACATTTGTGGGACGAAAATGTGTAATCAAAGAGCGCTTTTCGAAAAAGTACCGGCACCCATTGTTGGACTCGAAGTTGACTCTAAAGCGCTTGAATGCA GAAGCTCGGTGCATGACAAAAGCAAGAAGGCTTGGTGTTCCTACCCCAGTACTTTATGCTGTGGATCCAGTTCTGCATACTTTGACCTTTGAGTATGTGGACGGCTTGTCTGTCAAGGATATGCTTCTTGGGTTTGGTTCAGATGGGGTTAATGAGGAACGCCTGAATGATATTGCCACACAGATAGGAAATGCCGTCAGTAAACTACATGATGGAGGCCTTGTTCATGGTGATTTGACCACGTCCAACATGATAATCAAGAACAGTAACAATCAATTG GTTCTTATTGATTTTGGTCTGAGTTTCACATCAACAATTCCTGAGGACAAAGCGGTGGATCTATATGTGCTAGAGAGAGCTTTGATTTCCATGCATTCGTCCTGTGGGGATG TGATTTTGATGATGAACCGGATGGAGAAAATCCTGGCGGCGTACAGAAAGGCTTCGAAGCAGTGGTGCTCGACCCAGAACAAGCTGGCTCTAG tgaggcaacggggcaggaagcgcaccatggtCGGATGA
- the LOC136539069 gene encoding uncharacterized protein isoform X4, which produces MDTSQEQEQDFGVLLKQGAEGRVFASTFVGRKCVIKERFSKKYRHPLLDSKLTLKRLNAEARCMTKARRLGVPTPVLYAVDPVLHTLTFEYVDGLSVKDMLLGFGSDGVNEERLNDIATQIGNAVSKLHDGGLVHGDLTTSNMIIKNSNNQLVLIDFGLSFTSTIPEDKAVDLYVLERALISMHSSCGDVGNYSVTLFWGGQWRIRVKVT; this is translated from the exons ATGGATACGTCTCAGGAGCAAGAACAAGATTTTGGCGTACTACTGAAGCAGGGGGCAGAAGGG AGGGTATTTGCTTCGACATTTGTGGGACGAAAATGTGTAATCAAAGAGCGCTTTTCGAAAAAGTACCGGCACCCATTGTTGGACTCGAAGTTGACTCTAAAGCGCTTGAATGCA GAAGCTCGGTGCATGACAAAAGCAAGAAGGCTTGGTGTTCCTACCCCAGTACTTTATGCTGTGGATCCAGTTCTGCATACTTTGACCTTTGAGTATGTGGACGGCTTGTCTGTCAAGGATATGCTTCTTGGGTTTGGTTCAGATGGGGTTAATGAGGAACGCCTGAATGATATTGCCACACAGATAGGAAATGCCGTCAGTAAACTACATGATGGAGGCCTTGTTCATGGTGATTTGACCACGTCCAACATGATAATCAAGAACAGTAACAATCAATTG GTTCTTATTGATTTTGGTCTGAGTTTCACATCAACAATTCCTGAGGACAAAGCGGTGGATCTATATGTGCTAGAGAGAGCTTTGATTTCCATGCATTCGTCCTGTGGGGATGTG GGAAATTATTCCGTGACTTTATTTTGGGGAGGCCAATGGCGTATACGGGTTAAGGTTACATAA
- the LOC136539069 gene encoding uncharacterized protein isoform X3 — protein MDTSQEQEQDFGVLLKQGAEGRVFASTFVGRKCVIKERFSKKYRHPLLDSKLTLKRLNAEARCMTKARRLGVPTPVLYAVDPVLHTLTFEYVDGLSVKDMLLGFGSDGVNEERLNDIATQIGNAVSKLHDGGLVHGDLTTSNMIIKNSNNQLVLIDFGLSFTSTIPEDKAVDLYVLERALISMHSSCGDVKILAAYRKASKQWCSTQNKLALVRQRGRKRTMVG, from the exons ATGGATACGTCTCAGGAGCAAGAACAAGATTTTGGCGTACTACTGAAGCAGGGGGCAGAAGGG AGGGTATTTGCTTCGACATTTGTGGGACGAAAATGTGTAATCAAAGAGCGCTTTTCGAAAAAGTACCGGCACCCATTGTTGGACTCGAAGTTGACTCTAAAGCGCTTGAATGCA GAAGCTCGGTGCATGACAAAAGCAAGAAGGCTTGGTGTTCCTACCCCAGTACTTTATGCTGTGGATCCAGTTCTGCATACTTTGACCTTTGAGTATGTGGACGGCTTGTCTGTCAAGGATATGCTTCTTGGGTTTGGTTCAGATGGGGTTAATGAGGAACGCCTGAATGATATTGCCACACAGATAGGAAATGCCGTCAGTAAACTACATGATGGAGGCCTTGTTCATGGTGATTTGACCACGTCCAACATGATAATCAAGAACAGTAACAATCAATTG GTTCTTATTGATTTTGGTCTGAGTTTCACATCAACAATTCCTGAGGACAAAGCGGTGGATCTATATGTGCTAGAGAGAGCTTTGATTTCCATGCATTCGTCCTGTGGGGATGTG AAAATCCTGGCGGCGTACAGAAAGGCTTCGAAGCAGTGGTGCTCGACCCAGAACAAGCTGGCTCTAG tgaggcaacggggcaggaagcgcaccatggtCGGATGA